The sequence TCCTGTAAGGCAGTGTTTGCGACCGTATGTTTAAAAGCAGGAAATAGCCCCACGGTTGCAAGCCCCAAATCATTTCCACAGCCCTCTACCATCCATATTGCTGCAGGGGAGGATTGCCACATAGAATGTACACAGTAAGTACATGCGTTAAGTGCCCCCCTGGAGCATTTTAAAACTAAAGGGCCCTGTTTGACGGTAAGTACATGGAGGTGGTGAAATAGAGGAACACCTGGTCAACACATGGAGGTCAGTGGAGGGAACATTCACAGAAGAACGGCAAGGAGAGGGAGACTTTTTTCTATCAAAATGAAGCATTTTTAACATAGAAAGATTCAAAAGTTTTAAAGTAGCTGCTAACAGTTACAATGTCTTATAAACTAAGGTTGCATATTACATCATAAATAGACTTGCAGTCAGCTGATTGTATCTGACGTAATagcaagcattttttttttttacatgcttcTTATTCAGTTCTTTTATCATAGAGCAAAGAGTGCAGTTTTTGTTCTGAATGAATGACATTTCTGGTTCTTATTTGCAGCGTCGCCCAGGAGCAGTGCTGTGCAGCAGCAGTAGAAGATCAACTCTGTGACAACGGTATCGAGATGGCCAAGGGGCAAGGGGCCTGTGAGAGGCCCTTCTTTAAAGGAGAGCCCTGGGAAACCAAAATCTCTAaggttgttttctttgttcatgTCAATATCTTCAATCTTTGCACGCCTCCACCTCCCACTCTTTATGAATCAGTACATAGTGGGAATTGTTTTCCTGACGATATCAAGATTTCTTTTATTCCAGCTGCCTTTCTTCCTGTTTCCCACTCTCTGTCCCCTGTTCAGATGTGTTGTGACTGCTGTACGCTCGGCCTGATGATGGCAAGCCGGGGTTCAAGCTGTGAGCTCCAGGGTTTGTTGCTGGGGGAGACAGTGTGCAGACTCAGCTAAATTCTGCTGtggcaaaaacacaacagaggaaACCATACCAAGTATTAATGGTAAAAGACCCTTACAATCTTGTGCTTCAGTCTTTTGTGTCTAATTAGCTCGACTGTCTTATCATGAAAGAATGGCTATGGCTGTCTGTGACACTCAAAACAATCAGAGTACCTTTCCATTTGCACATATTAGGTCCCAGAGGATTTACAGCCCAACAGGGTTTGGTGCCCTAGT is a genomic window of Etheostoma spectabile isolate EspeVRDwgs_2016 unplaced genomic scaffold, UIUC_Espe_1.0 scaffold00003283, whole genome shotgun sequence containing:
- the LOC116676520 gene encoding fibulin-1-like translates to MAQWTILLVSLYGVLHGQEIQLPSIQYCCQDGMTRAQNRQACTILPLISSSHICSVAQEQCCAAAVEDQLCDNGIEMAKGQGACERPFFKGEPWETKISKMCCDCCTLGLMMASRGSSCELQGLLLGET